The Limnospira fusiformis SAG 85.79 genomic interval TATTTCCAGATAGTCATGATGTCTTACTTGTCTAATAAATCTCCCGATTATCAGGCTATCAATAAACAGCGCCACCAGAATAGACTCGCTCAATTTAACGCCCAAATTTCTCTACAAAAACTCATTGATGACCCGCAAACTTCCCAACTCCAAATTGAAATAGCTTTAACTCTGATGACTAACTTAACTCGGTTCAGTCGCGCTATCACTGTTCTAATTGACCAATTAAATGATTTTAGTGGTACAGACCCTCACCCAGAATTAGAAACCTTTGTCAGTCGCATTGATTTGGGGTTGTCACAATTGGAAACTTCCCTAAAATCTCAAAGTCCTCTCCCCCCTATTCCCGATACAGTTACGCCATCGCAACAGTTTCAGCTTTACCTCAAGGGTCTACAACAAAAACGCTTAATCGAATTTGCTAACCGCGAAGATGAAACCCCCACCCGTCAAGTTTTACTGGACTATAGTATTGTGGCTTTAGAAATAGAGGAAATGGCAGATTATCTACAGGGTATGTATCACGCCGTTTCTCAATTGTCATGGCGATCGCAATAGTTTCAGGTTGACCTCAAGGGTCTACCACAAAAACCCCTCCCCCCTATTCCCAATACAGTTACGCCATCGCAATAGTTTCAGGTTGACCCCAAGGGTCTACCACAAAAACCTCTCCCCCCTATTCCCAATACAGTTACGCCATCGCAATAGTTTCAGGTTGACCCCAAGGGTCTACCACAAAAACCTCTCCCCCCTATTCCCAATACAGTTACGCCATCGCAATAGTTTCAGGTTGACCCCAAGGGTCTACCACAAAAACCTCTCCCCCCTATTCCCAATACATTTAGGCGATCGCAATAGTTTCAGGTTGACCCCAAGGGTCTACCACAAAAACCTCTCCCCCCTATTCCCAATACATTTAGGCGATCGCAATAGTTTCAGGTTGACCCCAAGGGTCTACCACAAAAACCTCTCCCCCCTATTCCCAATACATTTAGGCGATCGCAATAGTTTCAGGTTGACCCCAAGGGTCTACCACAAAAACCTCTCCCCCCTATTCCCAATACATTTAGGCGATCGCAATAGTTTCAGGTTGACCCCAAGGGTCTACCACAAAAACCCTTAATCGAATTGGCGAACCGCGAAGATGAAACCCCCACCCGTCAAGTTTTACTGGACTATAGTATTGTGGCTTTAGAAATAGAGGAAATGGCAGATTATCTACAGGGTATGTATCACGCCGTTTCTCAATTGTCATGGCGATCGCTATAGCTACGGGAGGAATTGACATAGTTAGATTTTCCCGCTAGGTATCAAGACAATCGCGGGTATCAATACCTATAAAATCACCAAATTTCTACCTTATGATAGATACAAAATAGCCCATAATTTGTGATTCTAAATGATAGATAAACTTATTTTTTGTCTACAATTGCAGTTAATTTAATGGGTTTTTTGATGAAACGATTGTCTGATTTTATGAAGTCTCTGAGATTAGATCATTTGGTGACGGTGTTAATGGCGGTGACTTTACTATTGGTGACAGCAGCTTGTAGCAACACTGAAACTGCTAGTTACAATAATTCACAAGCGGATCAGTATCAGGAAGATGTAGCAGAAAACTTGAGTGATTTTCGTCAGGAACTTGAAGACCTAGCCGCAGAAGTACAGACTAAGGTGGAAGAGGCTGCGGGTGTAGTTAAGGAAGAAGGTGGAGATATGACTAAGGAAGCCAAGCGACAATTAGAAGATGCTGCTGATGTAGTTAAGCAGGAAGGTGGAGATATGACTAAGGAAGCCAAACGACAATTAGAAGATGCTACCGATGTGGTTAAGGAAAAGGTGGGAGAGGCTAAAAAGTCTGCACAACGGACTATTGAGGATGTTTCTGATGCGGCGGATAGCTAATATAGTGGGCTAAAATACTTATAGCCTAGTGAATCTGTTTGTCCGCCACTAAAACTCAATCACTTGTGATACAATTGGAGGGTGATGTAATTCTCTCCTTGTTTTCCAAGTTACTCCTCATTTATCCTCAAGTTAGGGTGAGTGAGGGGCTTTAATCTCTATAGGTTAATGATAAGTTAAAAAACGGTTAATAGTTTCCCAAACTTGGTCTATTAAGTTGGTACTATCAGCATCAAACCAGTGAATTTGAGGAATAGCCTTAAACCAGGTGTTTTGTCGTTTAGCAAATTGGCGAGTATGCAAAACTGTCAATTCTTTGGCGGTGGCGAGGGTAATATCGCCAGCTAGGTATTGGCTAATCTCTTGATAGCCTAAAGTTTTCAATAGGGGTAAATCTTGACCGTAGCGATCGCCTAAACGTTGCACTTCCGCCACCAAGCCAGATTCTATCATAGCCTCGGTGCGATCGCAGATGCGACGGGTGAGGGTAAGTGGGTCTTGACAGGTTAGACCCAACTGCAAAATCGGGTAATTAGGGGGGTTTTCTCCTTGTTGGGCTGAGATGGTTTGTCCCGTGACATAATAAACTTCTAAGCCTCTGAGGGTGCGTACAGCATCATTAGGGTGAATTTTTTGGGCGGCGACAGGATCAACTTGCTGTAAAAGGCTGTATGCGAAAGGTTGACCCAAAGCCGTGAGTTGCGATCGCAATTGGGGATGTGGTGGAACTCTGGGAATTTTCAAACCAGCGGCGATCGCCTTAATATATAACCCAGTTCCTCCCACCAGAAGTAAAGGCTTACCCCGTGGCGCTAATATATGGGATTGGCCAATTAACTGATTAGCCCGATCCTGATAATCTGCGAGAGTTAGGGTTTCCGTCGGATCGCAGATATCAATCAGATAATGGGGGACTTGTTCCCTTTCTGCTAAAGTAGGTTTAGCAGTTCCGATGTCAAACTCCCGGTATACTTGGCGTGAGTCCGCACTGAGAATCACCGTTTCCAGGCGTTTAGCCAAAGTTAACCCCAAACCCGATTTTCCCGTAGCCGTCGCGCCACAAACCACAATCACCCCAGTTGGAGGAGTGAAAAGTTGACCATCGTCGATTGTATGATTGGTATATCCCATATCCAAACTTTAATTTAGCCTGCCCTCATCTCGTCTATAACCCTTTTGTGTTACAATTTTGGCTATATTTCTCATTTTTGAAGCCCCTGGGCTTCAGCGCCATTATTGGAGCAGTTTTTAGATGACCAGCACGTACTCAGCAGACCAGATCCAAGTTCTTGAAGGTCTTGAAGCAGTCCGCAAACGTCCGGGGATGTATATTGGTTCTACCGGACCACGCGGCCTTCACCACTTAGTTTATGAGGTTGTTGATAACTCCGTTGATGAGGCGTTAGCTGGCTATTGCACGCACATCGAAGTTGAGATCAACCCAGATAACTCCGTCAGAGTAACTGACGATGGTCGAGGTATCCCCATTGACACCCACTCCAAAACTGGCAGATCAGCCCTAGAAACCGTAATGACTGTTCTCCATGCAGGAGGAAAGTTCGGCGGCGGTGGCTATAAGGTATCAGGCGGCTTACACGGGGTGGGTATCTCCGTTGTGAACGCTTTATCAGAATGGGTGGAAGTAACAGTATTACGAGACCACAAACGATACGTTCAACGCTACGAGCGAGGGGTTCCGGTCACAGAACTAGAGGAACACTCTAGCAAAGAAACCCAAACGGGAACTTCTGTCTGCTTTAAACCCGATACCAAGATTTTCACCACGGGGATAGAGTTTGAATATGATACCATTGCCAGCCGTTTAAGGGAACTGGCTTATCTGAATGCAGGAGTACGCATTACTCTCACCGATAACAGGCTGGAGTTACTCAAACGGGAAGAGGCTAAGGTTGAGAGTTACTGTTACGAGGGGGGCATTAAGGAATATGTTACCTACATGAACCGGGAAAAGCAGGCTCTCCACGAAGATACTATTTATGTGTCTGGTGAACGCAATAATGTTCAGGTGGAAGTGGCTCTACAGTGGTGTGTTGATGCCTACAGCGACACGATTTTGGGTTTTGCTAACAATATCCGCACCGTTGATGGTGGTACCCATTTGGAAGGGCTGAAAACTGTTCTGACTCGCACCATGAATGCGATCGCCCGTAAGCGTAATAAGATTAAGGATAATGAGCCTAACCTGGGGGGGGAAAATGTCCGGGAAGGTTTGACTGGGGTGATTTCTGTTAAGGTTCCTGACCCGGAATTTGAGGGACAAACCAAAACTAAGCTGGGAAATACCGAAGTTCGCGGAATTGTCGATTCCCTGGTCGGCGAGGTTCTGACTGAGTTTCTGGATTTTAACCCTAATGTGGCTGATGCCATTTTAGAGAAGGCTATTCAGGCTTTTAAGGCGGCGGAAGCAGCACGGCGCGCGCGGGATTTGGTGCGCCGCAAATCTGTGTTAGAATCTTCTCCGTTACCAGGAAAGTTGGCAGATTGTAGCAGCCGTGACCCGGAAGAGTCGGAAATCTTTTTGGTTGAGGGAGATAGTGCGGGTGGTAGCGCTAAACAAGGACGCGATCGCCGTACTCAGGCGATTTTACCCCTGCGTGGTAAGATTCTGAACATTGAGAAAACCGATGATGCGAAAATCTACAAAAATAATGAGATTCAATCACTAATTACCGCTTTGGGATTGGGTATTAAGGGGGAGGAGTTTGACCCGTCTCAGTTGCGCTATCACAAAGTGATCATTATGACTGATGCTGATGTTGATGGCGCTCATATTCGGACTTTGCTGTTAACCTTTTTCTATCGCTATCAGCGAGAGTTGGTTGATCAGGGTTTTATTTATATCGCCTGTCCGCCTCTTTATAAGGTGGAAAGGGGACGCAATCACTACTATTGCTATAATGAGCAACAATTGCAGCAACAATTGGCTGAGTTCCCCGATAATGCTAATTATACCATCCAACGGTTTAAAGGTTTGGGGGAAATGATGCCGAATCAACTCTGGGACACAACGATGAACCCGGAAACTCGCAGCATTAAACGGGTGGAAATTGAGGATGCGGCGGAGGCTGACCACATCTTTACCGTGTTAATGGGCGATCGGGTTGCGCCTCGTCGCCAGTTTATCGAGGATCATGCTCCTCGTTTGGATATCACTGATTTGGATATCTAATTTTCCCGCCGCCTGAGAACTGATGTGCTGAGTTTTTGAAAGCGATCGCATCAGTTCTTTCCAGTTCACCCGTGGGTTAGCTGCTATCAACCTACAAAAATAGGTTTTTCTTGCCTCCTGGTAACTGAGAACTAACTAGATAAAAATCATGGGGATAAATCCAATGAGTATCCATCGGGCCGTGAATCTGAATCCCCGTCATAACCCCATAATTAAACACGAAATTATCCACCGGAGATAACAACTTTTCTACATCTTCTGAAATAATTTTACTAGCTAACTGAGTGATTTCTACTAGATTAGGTTTATCCCCATATTTAAGCGCCAAAATGATTTTTTGACGGATGATAGATTGCTCAATATCCTGCATATCGGTCATTAATTGCAGATAACCAGATTCTAACTCCTTAACAATTGCTTCTAAAGCACCACAAACATGGGAAGCCTTATCTATTCCCGACCGATAAACTTTGCCGATTTCTCCATGTTTAGAAATGGCAAAAGGTAGTTAATATTCATCAGTGTTAAAAATTATAGGTTTGGGGGAGTGCTAAGTCAATTTTTGGGATTATCGCTGTCTGAGTCTATGCACAAAATTAGTTTTTTGTCAAGAGGGTAAATTTGGAAAGACCCTAAATTACTGAAAACTCGTGCATCGCCAGTTTTAAAATCTGGTCAGCAAATTATCAAGTGGGCGACGCAATGGTGGTTTTAGCCTCTATTTTTGGCATTAGACACAGTAGCCCCTTTGGTGCTATTTCTTATATGGTACTACAACCCCTATAATTTCGTCAACCTTTTGGCAGTAATTATCAATAAAATCGTAACAATTCTTAACAGTAATTAGGTAGCCCTCTGTAAGGAAGCCAATGGGAGTTAGATTAAAGAACTCATTTTTGGATCTTCCTTAAACCAGAGAGAGAGCATGATTTAATCTCAAATTAGGTTAATATTTTAGGGCAATATGGTATAAGAAGCGAGAAGAGTTGAGGATAAACCTATTGCCAGATATGTCAAACCCAAGGAAGCGGCTCAAATCCTTGGAGTCCATGAAAGAATACTCCGCAGATGGGACAAAAATGGCTCAATCGAGACCATCAGAACCCCCGCTGGGCAACGACGATACAACGTTGAGTCATATACTGCTGCCAAATCAGGCAGTGACAAACGCAAAGTCGTTATCTATGCCAGAATTAGTAGCCGCGCCCAGCAGTCCGACCTCAACCGACAGGTGGCCGCACTGTCCAACCTCTACCCCGAAGCAGAAGTCGTCTCAGAAATCGGAGGCGGGCTCAACTTCAAGGGAAAGAAAATGCTGGCCTGACTGGGACATCATTTGTCAGGAGATGTCCGCATGGTTGTCGTTGCCCACCCAGACCGATTGGCAATATGGGGATTTGACTTGTTTCGATGGCTCTGTGAGCAAAACAGTTGCTCACTCATGGTTCTCAACCAGACAAGTCTCAGTCCAGAACCAGAAATGGTTGAGGACATCCTCACTATCCTCCACTGCTTCAGTTCCCGATTATACGGACGGAGTAAATACAAAACTCAGGTCAAAGAAGATCCGGATTTACCCCAGCCCCGAGCTAAATCAAGTCTGGCGTAAATGGCTGGCTGCTTGTCGGTATTGCTACAACCAAGCAATTGCATTATCCCGGAGTGGTAAACGACTAAGCAAGTTAAAGTTACGCAATAAAGTGATGCAGAGTGACTTACCCGAATGGGTCAAAGAAACACCCTGCCACATTCGGCAAAATGCCATCTTTGATGCCTATCTCGCCTTTTCAGCCAGTCCTGATGCCAGGTTTAGAAGTTGTCGTGACAGCTCTCAAGGGATTAAGTTCAATAATACTAATTTCTCTTCAGGGAGTTGGTATCCAAGACTAACGAAAGGATTAACTTTCATGGTTTCCGAACCCATCCCTAAAACTTGCGGGCAAGGGACTCAGTTGGTGTTTACCAAAGGTCGATGGTTGGCGATTTTCCCTGAACCAGTTGCCGTTACCCCAACTGAAGCGAATGGCGTAATTGCATTAGACCCGGGTGTGCGAACTTTCATAACTGGGTTTGATGGCTCTCGGTTTCTGGAATTTGGCTCCGGGGATATAGGACGCATTACTAGGCTATGTCAACATTTGGATGATTTGATGAGCCGAATCGCCAAGGAACCCTGTCGTTCAAGAAGGCGACGGATGAGGCAAGCGGCTCAACGAATGAGAACTAAAATCCGGAATTTAGTGGATGAAGCCCACAAACAAATTGCTCACTACTTGACTCACAACTACAGCCTAATTTTTTTGCCCACCTTCGAGACTTCCGATATGGTTGCCAAGGTGAAGCGTCTAATCAGGTCTAAGACTGCCCGAGCCATGCTGACATGGGCGCATTATCGATTCAAACTAACCCTGAGACATCAAGGGGAAATAACTGGAACCACAGTTGTAGATGTGACGGAAGAATACACCAGCAAAACCTGTACTCACTGTGGTCATGTGCATTCCCAGCTAGGTGGCTCAAAAGTGTTCCGATGTCCTGAGTGCGGGTTCACTCTACCCAGGGACTGGAACGGTGCTTTTGGAATCTTTCTAAAAGCTTTGCGGGATACCGCCTCTGTTACCTTAACGGGTAATAGTGCTATCGTCGCATTGTCAGGCAATAGCCGGATAAATGTCGCGTAAATGTATCAGATTAAGCGGATTCGGGCTTAGGCAATGAGGAAGGGTGGACGAGCAATTCAGCGGTCGATCGCTTTTCAACCATTTCCTGAGTAACCATACATCGTTTAACATCTTTACGGGAAGGCAGCTCATACATAACGTCTAGCATCAACTCTTCCACGATACCGCGCAAAGCACGAGCGCCAGTTTTACGGCGGAAGGCTTCTTGAGCGATCGCCCGAATAGCGTCAGCGTCAAACTCCAGATGCACATTATCCATACGCAGCAATTTTTGATATTGTTTAACCAAAGCGCTGCGGGGTTCCGTGAGAATTGACATCAAAGTTTTCTCATCCAGAGGATCGAGAACTGCCACCATAGGAATACGACCGATCAACTCTGGAATTAAGCCAAACTTAACCAAATCATTAGGCTCGATACCTTTGAGAGCTTCTGCATCTTTTTTGTCTTTGTCTGGGGTGACTTCTTGGCCGGAGTGGACAAAGCCCATAGACTTTTTACCGCTTCTTTGCTCAATAATTTTCTCAAGCCCTACAAAAGCGCCGCCGCAAATAAATAGGATGTTGCTAGTATCAATTTGAATGCAATCTTGATAAGGATGCTTACGACCCCCTTGGGGAGGAACATTAGCAGTAGTTCCCTCCAGCATTTTTAATAACGCTTGCTGGACACCT includes:
- the miaA gene encoding tRNA (adenosine(37)-N6)-dimethylallyltransferase MiaA, translating into MGYTNHTIDDGQLFTPPTGVIVVCGATATGKSGLGLTLAKRLETVILSADSRQVYREFDIGTAKPTLAEREQVPHYLIDICDPTETLTLADYQDRANQLIGQSHILAPRGKPLLLVGGTGLYIKAIAAGLKIPRVPPHPQLRSQLTALGQPFAYSLLQQVDPVAAQKIHPNDAVRTLRGLEVYYVTGQTISAQQGENPPNYPILQLGLTCQDPLTLTRRICDRTEAMIESGLVAEVQRLGDRYGQDLPLLKTLGYQEISQYLAGDITLATAKELTVLHTRQFAKRQNTWFKAIPQIHWFDADSTNLIDQVWETINRFLTYH
- the gyrB gene encoding DNA topoisomerase (ATP-hydrolyzing) subunit B yields the protein MTSTYSADQIQVLEGLEAVRKRPGMYIGSTGPRGLHHLVYEVVDNSVDEALAGYCTHIEVEINPDNSVRVTDDGRGIPIDTHSKTGRSALETVMTVLHAGGKFGGGGYKVSGGLHGVGISVVNALSEWVEVTVLRDHKRYVQRYERGVPVTELEEHSSKETQTGTSVCFKPDTKIFTTGIEFEYDTIASRLRELAYLNAGVRITLTDNRLELLKREEAKVESYCYEGGIKEYVTYMNREKQALHEDTIYVSGERNNVQVEVALQWCVDAYSDTILGFANNIRTVDGGTHLEGLKTVLTRTMNAIARKRNKIKDNEPNLGGENVREGLTGVISVKVPDPEFEGQTKTKLGNTEVRGIVDSLVGEVLTEFLDFNPNVADAILEKAIQAFKAAEAARRARDLVRRKSVLESSPLPGKLADCSSRDPEESEIFLVEGDSAGGSAKQGRDRRTQAILPLRGKILNIEKTDDAKIYKNNEIQSLITALGLGIKGEEFDPSQLRYHKVIIMTDADVDGAHIRTLLLTFFYRYQRELVDQGFIYIACPPLYKVERGRNHYYCYNEQQLQQQLAEFPDNANYTIQRFKGLGEMMPNQLWDTTMNPETRSIKRVEIEDAAEADHIFTVLMGDRVAPRRQFIEDHAPRLDITDLDI
- a CDS encoding RNA-guided endonuclease InsQ/TnpB family protein translates to MYPSPELNQVWRKWLAACRYCYNQAIALSRSGKRLSKLKLRNKVMQSDLPEWVKETPCHIRQNAIFDAYLAFSASPDARFRSCRDSSQGIKFNNTNFSSGSWYPRLTKGLTFMVSEPIPKTCGQGTQLVFTKGRWLAIFPEPVAVTPTEANGVIALDPGVRTFITGFDGSRFLEFGSGDIGRITRLCQHLDDLMSRIAKEPCRSRRRRMRQAAQRMRTKIRNLVDEAHKQIAHYLTHNYSLIFLPTFETSDMVAKVKRLIRSKTARAMLTWAHYRFKLTLRHQGEITGTTVVDVTEEYTSKTCTHCGHVHSQLGGSKVFRCPECGFTLPRDWNGAFGIFLKALRDTASVTLTGNSAIVALSGNSRINVA